From Thalassococcus sp. S3, one genomic window encodes:
- a CDS encoding antirestriction protein ArdA — MTTFYAQPYDIHASGFYFDDAESYLSKIGIITNEFGDLVEEFDIQFLDGEWIDAELATAIGVNQANVLDVMAAMEGWGDHQKTLVILAAGECGYAFDPADDDPDGLDVDIYPVSSLRELAEHFVEEGLFGEISEQLGRYLDYDAIARDLSVDYTETSVAGESLIYRCG, encoded by the coding sequence ATGACGACGTTCTACGCACAACCATACGATATTCATGCTTCAGGTTTCTATTTTGACGATGCAGAAAGCTACCTGAGCAAGATTGGCATCATTACCAACGAATTTGGTGATCTGGTCGAAGAGTTTGACATCCAGTTCCTTGATGGAGAGTGGATCGACGCAGAACTGGCAACAGCCATCGGCGTCAATCAAGCGAACGTCTTAGATGTGATGGCGGCCATGGAAGGGTGGGGTGACCATCAGAAAACGTTAGTCATCCTCGCAGCAGGTGAATGCGGCTATGCCTTTGACCCTGCTGATGATGATCCTGACGGTTTAGACGTGGATATCTATCCGGTTAGTAGTTTGAGAGAGCTAGCGGAGCACTTTGTGGAAGAGGGGCTGTTTGGTGAGATATCTGAGCAGCTAGGTCGCTACCTCGATTATGATGCCATCGCGCGTGACCTAAGCGTAGATTATACGGAAACCAGCGTGGCGGGTGAAAGCCTCATTTATCGTTGCGGTTAA